A region from the Wolbachia endosymbiont (group A) of Rhinocyllus conicus genome encodes:
- a CDS encoding efflux RND transporter permease subunit, whose product MQSLLIERNRAVVLLLIVIFIFGSYVYVKMPRESNPDIQIPIISVFVGLPGISAQDSEKLLVLPIENELRSIEGVRELRAFATNDGAHMILEFGTEYDNKEVLDNVRSKLSNIKSKLPVEAESPIINEINLSLFPILNVGLIGNLPERALTEIARKLKKEIESLPNVLKVEVAGMRKETVEVIIEPTVLTKYNIQSNEIFQAISSNNRLVGAGSLENDTGKYSIKISGLLKDIEDIMNIPIRSQGDAVLRIKDIAKVYPRFEDHQGFARINGLPSVVLEISKRNGKNIIDTVNQVKYLMDKAKDQLPENLKVVYLNDQSKNVRDVLDDLENGIIFAVLLILIIMMLSMGTRIAILVALSIPGSFLIGIIALYFMGITLNIVVLFSLIMAVGMLVDDAIVISEYADRKMICGMDKVEAFHTSVRDMFYPVLSSTLTKLAVFFPLLFWPDTVGKFMQYIPITIILTLTGSLIMALVFIPTLGAIFGKPSITSKKEIKKMSAIESGEIKNAGPIIRAYIRMLEKVLDHPKKFICATVFVLFSFSVLYFTFGPGVKFFPKVDSDNILISVKAKESLSAKERDLILKEVEERILSVEKEIHVSYARSGAFSDNVIARIQLELMDWRFRRKAKHILNDIRSSVQDMKGIIINVQEEKSGPSADKPIQINLSGSASNLNLAAEKILKIVDQPSSGFINIQDSRSAPEIEWNMSVNKSKATSSGVSVATIGDFIKMVTNGVLIGKYRPNNTDEEIDIVLRFPRRDRNMKTIDNLFINTVNGPHPMSNIVKYAPEKKVNKLNRIDGLRTVTISADVDTGYLVNERVKFIQNSIAQDWDKGVKIDFKGDKEDQQKSGTFLLKAFILAITLMILVLVTQFNNVYHTFIVMTAVFLSTTCVFFVFFLIQQVFVVVMCGVGIIALAGIIVNNNILLLDAFHHQIKVHKNDIKRCVINAAISRIRPILLTVATTVLGLIPMITRLNINFFTLQITYDAPSSQWWVDISTTIASGILAATVLTLFFTPALLVIQRHEKT is encoded by the coding sequence ATGCAGAGCTTACTCATAGAGCGAAACAGGGCGGTGGTATTATTACTTATAGTAATTTTTATCTTCGGTTCATACGTTTATGTAAAAATGCCAAGGGAAAGTAACCCTGATATACAGATTCCTATAATCAGCGTGTTTGTTGGACTTCCTGGGATTTCTGCTCAAGATAGTGAAAAGCTATTAGTGCTGCCTATAGAAAATGAACTAAGATCCATCGAAGGTGTAAGAGAATTGAGAGCTTTTGCAACTAATGATGGTGCTCACATGATACTCGAATTTGGAACAGAGTATGATAATAAAGAAGTGCTCGATAATGTCCGTTCAAAGCTTTCAAACATAAAATCGAAGTTACCTGTTGAAGCGGAATCTCCGATAATCAATGAAATAAACTTGAGCTTATTTCCGATACTCAATGTCGGCTTAATTGGTAATTTGCCAGAAAGAGCCTTAACTGAAATAGCACGCAAGCTAAAGAAAGAAATAGAATCTCTGCCAAATGTTCTCAAAGTTGAAGTGGCAGGTATGCGTAAAGAAACAGTGGAAGTTATAATTGAGCCCACAGTTCTAACAAAATATAACATTCAATCAAACGAAATATTCCAAGCTATATCAAGCAATAATAGACTAGTGGGAGCTGGGTCACTGGAAAATGATACCGGTAAATATTCGATTAAAATATCAGGGTTATTAAAAGATATAGAAGATATTATGAATATTCCTATTAGATCTCAAGGCGATGCAGTTTTGAGAATCAAAGATATAGCAAAAGTATACCCTAGGTTTGAGGATCACCAAGGGTTTGCTCGCATTAATGGATTACCTAGTGTCGTGCTAGAAATTTCAAAACGTAACGGAAAAAACATAATAGACACAGTAAATCAAGTAAAATACTTAATGGATAAGGCAAAAGATCAATTACCTGAAAATTTAAAAGTGGTGTACTTAAATGACCAGTCAAAAAACGTCCGCGATGTGCTTGATGACTTGGAAAACGGCATAATATTCGCTGTGTTGTTAATATTGATCATAATGATGCTTTCTATGGGAACAAGGATTGCTATTCTTGTGGCACTCTCGATACCCGGTTCCTTTCTCATTGGGATAATAGCTCTTTACTTTATGGGCATAACCTTAAATATCGTTGTGCTCTTCAGTTTAATCATGGCTGTTGGCATGCTGGTTGATGATGCAATTGTGATCAGCGAATATGCCGATAGAAAGATGATCTGCGGAATGGACAAAGTAGAAGCCTTTCACACTTCAGTTCGTGATATGTTTTATCCGGTTCTATCATCGACGTTAACTAAATTAGCAGTGTTTTTTCCTCTATTATTCTGGCCTGATACTGTTGGTAAATTCATGCAGTACATACCAATTACAATAATTCTAACTTTGACTGGATCGCTCATTATGGCTTTGGTTTTTATACCAACACTTGGTGCAATATTTGGTAAGCCTTCAATAACTTCAAAAAAAGAAATAAAAAAAATGAGTGCTATAGAAAGTGGTGAGATAAAAAATGCTGGGCCTATAATAAGAGCTTACATACGCATGCTAGAGAAGGTTTTAGATCATCCTAAAAAATTCATATGTGCTACTGTATTCGTCCTGTTTTCATTTAGTGTGCTGTACTTTACCTTTGGTCCTGGAGTGAAGTTTTTTCCGAAAGTGGATTCAGATAATATTTTAATCAGTGTTAAAGCAAAAGAAAGCTTATCAGCCAAAGAACGAGATCTGATACTCAAAGAAGTGGAAGAACGCATTTTGAGCGTTGAAAAAGAAATTCATGTTTCTTATGCTAGATCAGGAGCATTTTCAGACAACGTTATCGCCAGAATTCAACTAGAACTTATGGATTGGCGCTTCAGGCGCAAAGCTAAGCACATATTAAACGATATAAGGAGCAGTGTGCAAGACATGAAAGGAATAATAATTAATGTTCAAGAGGAAAAGTCAGGACCGTCGGCTGACAAGCCAATACAAATTAACCTCAGCGGAAGTGCATCCAATCTGAATTTAGCAGCAGAGAAAATTCTAAAAATTGTGGACCAACCTTCATCCGGGTTTATAAATATTCAAGATAGCAGATCAGCACCTGAAATAGAGTGGAATATGAGTGTTAATAAGAGTAAGGCTACAAGTTCTGGAGTAAGTGTTGCAACCATTGGCGATTTTATAAAGATGGTTACAAATGGAGTGTTGATTGGAAAATATAGACCAAATAACACGGATGAAGAAATCGATATTGTACTCCGTTTCCCCAGAAGGGACCGCAACATGAAGACTATAGATAATCTTTTTATCAATACAGTTAATGGCCCGCATCCTATGAGCAACATAGTAAAATATGCTCCCGAAAAAAAGGTAAACAAACTAAATAGGATTGATGGATTACGTACAGTGACAATTTCCGCTGATGTGGATACTGGCTATCTTGTTAATGAAAGAGTAAAGTTTATTCAGAATTCTATTGCCCAGGATTGGGACAAGGGAGTAAAAATTGATTTTAAAGGCGACAAAGAAGATCAACAAAAATCAGGAACATTTTTGTTAAAGGCTTTTATATTAGCAATTACACTAATGATATTGGTATTAGTGACACAGTTTAATAATGTATACCATACATTTATCGTAATGACAGCAGTGTTTTTATCCACAACATGTGTGTTTTTTGTTTTCTTTCTTATCCAACAAGTTTTCGTAGTTGTTATGTGTGGAGTGGGGATAATTGCTTTGGCAGGAATTATAGTGAATAATAACATACTATTGCTTGATGCCTTTCATCACCAAATTAAGGTACACAAAAATGACATCAAGCGATGTGTAATAAACGCTGCAATTTCTCGCATTAGGCCAATATTGCTTACCGTTGCAACCACAGTTCTTGGTTTAATACCGATGATTACCAGGTTAAATATCAATTTTTTTACGCTACAAATCACATATGATGCTCCATCAAGCCAGTGGTGGGTTGACATTTCAACAACCATAGCAAGTGGAATATTGGCTGCAACGGTCTTAACTTTATTCTTTACTCCGGCGTTGCTTGTCATACAAAGACATGAAAAAACTTGA
- a CDS encoding glutamine synthetase, which produces MIILSNLSCHAVFGIELEFYIEGIEKEYLFLNSIKNKIAFLEFSCEKENSTHQYEIKSGCYTNSDNLIKHFELAKQLLTEVVQKLGGNVSFKAKPYLDRAGSALNVHVNLVNSNNDNLFYINEQKYSDYLIHSIGGLCAMMKKHMLFFAPNDDSYLRFQYPDIHTPTTISWGVNNRTAAIRIPYFGNDSKRCRLEHRVPGADCNLEKVLTAIIEGIVFGIENKIAPPNRVYGIASDSQYKMESLIQQLHVKP; this is translated from the coding sequence ATGATTATATTAAGTAATTTGAGTTGTCATGCTGTATTCGGTATTGAACTAGAGTTTTACATTGAAGGAATAGAAAAAGAATATTTATTTCTGAATAGCATCAAAAATAAAATAGCATTTCTTGAATTTTCTTGCGAGAAGGAGAATTCTACACATCAATATGAGATAAAAAGTGGTTGTTATACGAACTCCGACAATTTAATTAAGCATTTTGAGTTAGCAAAACAATTACTTACTGAAGTAGTACAAAAACTTGGTGGGAACGTTTCTTTTAAAGCAAAGCCTTATTTGGATAGAGCAGGCAGTGCATTAAATGTGCATGTTAATCTCGTGAATTCAAATAACGATAACTTATTTTATATCAATGAGCAAAAGTATAGTGATTATTTGATTCATAGTATTGGCGGATTATGTGCAATGATGAAAAAACATATGTTGTTTTTTGCTCCAAATGATGATTCATATTTAAGATTTCAGTACCCGGATATTCACACTCCAACTACGATTAGTTGGGGAGTAAATAACAGAACTGCTGCGATAAGAATTCCCTATTTTGGCAACGATTCCAAAAGATGCCGCCTAGAGCACCGTGTTCCTGGAGCAGACTGTAACCTTGAAAAAGTACTCACAGCAATAATTGAAGGTATAGTTTTTGGTATAGAGAACAAAATTGCTCCGCCAAATAGGGTCTACGGCATTGCATCTGATTCTCAATATAAGATGGAGAGCTTAATACAACAACTACATGTTAAACCCTAA
- the dnaA gene encoding chromosomal replication initiator protein DnaA, translating into MNLTSPRVSTMFFDQIITVTDHNVTWEKIQNCLYNLYGEATYNSWLSSLKFVSSRNGEVLLSVSTRFIKEWITVHYMKKILSLWQSEDKSIRSIDIQVIEERNSNFNVILKNREESNHNLGSPLDPRFTFDNFVVGKPNELAFTAAKRVAESIDPILGSNPLFLYGGVGLGKTHLMHAIAWHIVNSPSEKRKVVYLSAEKFMYQYITALRSKDIMLFKEQFRSVDVLMVDDVQFISGKDSTQEEFFHTFNALIDQNKQLVISADRSPSDLDGVEERIRSRLGWGLVADINETTFELRLGILQAKVEQMNMYVPKDVLEFLARNIKSNIRELEGALNKVTHTSLIGRSMTVESASETLIDLLRSNHRSITIEEIQKKVAEFFNIKVADMQSNRRLRSLARPRQIAMYFAKKFTQKSLPDIGRNFGGRDHATVIHAVKQVENFIKTDSKFADEINRLKKMFK; encoded by the coding sequence ATGAACTTAACTAGCCCTAGGGTTTCTACTATGTTTTTTGATCAGATTATTACAGTAACGGATCACAATGTTACTTGGGAAAAAATCCAAAATTGTCTTTATAATCTTTATGGAGAAGCAACATATAACAGCTGGCTGAGTTCGCTAAAATTTGTCAGTAGCAGAAATGGGGAAGTTCTTTTATCCGTGTCAACAAGGTTTATAAAAGAGTGGATTACAGTTCATTACATGAAAAAAATATTATCATTATGGCAAAGCGAAGATAAAAGCATACGTTCTATTGATATTCAAGTAATTGAGGAAAGGAATTCAAATTTTAATGTTATACTAAAAAACAGAGAGGAAAGTAATCATAATCTTGGTTCGCCGCTGGATCCAAGGTTCACCTTTGATAATTTTGTAGTGGGAAAGCCAAATGAATTAGCATTTACGGCGGCAAAGCGTGTGGCAGAATCTATAGATCCAATATTAGGCAGCAATCCTTTGTTTCTATATGGTGGAGTGGGACTTGGTAAAACACATCTAATGCATGCTATAGCTTGGCACATAGTCAATTCCCCATCAGAAAAAAGAAAAGTAGTATATTTATCAGCAGAGAAATTCATGTACCAATATATTACAGCGCTGCGAAGCAAAGATATTATGTTATTTAAAGAGCAATTTAGATCAGTAGATGTATTGATGGTAGATGATGTGCAATTTATCAGTGGTAAAGATAGTACACAAGAAGAATTTTTTCACACTTTCAATGCATTGATAGACCAAAATAAGCAATTGGTTATATCAGCTGATAGGTCTCCTAGTGATCTTGATGGAGTGGAAGAAAGAATAAGATCACGACTCGGTTGGGGGTTGGTGGCAGATATTAATGAAACAACTTTTGAATTAAGGCTTGGTATATTGCAGGCAAAAGTGGAGCAGATGAATATGTATGTTCCGAAAGATGTCCTAGAGTTTTTAGCAAGGAACATAAAATCTAATATAAGAGAATTAGAAGGAGCATTAAATAAGGTTACCCATACCTCATTAATTGGAAGAAGTATGACGGTAGAATCAGCTAGTGAAACCCTAATCGATCTTCTTAGGTCAAATCATAGGTCAATCACAATAGAAGAAATACAAAAGAAAGTAGCTGAATTTTTCAATATAAAGGTTGCAGATATGCAATCCAATAGAAGACTTCGCAGTCTTGCAAGGCCAAGACAAATAGCTATGTATTTTGCCAAAAAATTTACGCAAAAAAGCCTACCAGATATTGGGAGAAACTTTGGTGGCAGAGACCATGCTACCGTTATACATGCAGTAAAACAAGTAGAAAATTTTATAAAGACCGACTCAAAATTTGCTGATGAAATCAATCGATTAAAAAAAATGTTTAAGTAG
- a CDS encoding metallophosphoesterase family protein, with protein sequence MNVANIFIFLALSLITSFHSVHAQILYTWSQVIPENKLSIRAITDNDMCPIVYVDGEEIEMLNRSSINNGDHNETVCELTVQTSAKNISIEDLRVPILPEKVNKIAFIGDTGCRINMLFQQECNSVDSWPLKKNLDSIALHKPDLIIHVGDYHYRQTKCRNTKKCGDIYGYNKKAWYADWFEPAKDISLQFPFLFVRGNHESCDRAYEGWLRYLDSYPFSPEKCENLVSSWSLDAGSMKFFIFDSSSGEDIFTTQSTIDAFERQFDKLIQDKPTWFLTHKPLWRSPKKEFLTLKSHGNLTQIEAFGDKFPSNVTTIVSGHIHIAQILLMDNVPDQIIVGNGGALLHAQDQEPVYQNVEFDYSNGRNYLAHEVRNFFGFGFAILNLDDHKFTFYNQHNKEMYSAKLTEDFKLKRIKTIVDSF encoded by the coding sequence ATGAATGTAGCTAATATCTTTATTTTTTTAGCTCTATCTCTTATAACCAGCTTTCATTCTGTCCATGCACAAATATTATACACATGGTCTCAAGTTATCCCAGAAAATAAATTAAGCATACGTGCAATTACAGACAATGACATGTGTCCCATTGTTTATGTCGATGGCGAGGAAATAGAAATGCTGAATCGCAGCTCAATTAACAATGGTGATCATAACGAAACAGTTTGTGAACTGACAGTACAAACAAGTGCCAAAAACATTAGTATTGAGGATCTACGAGTTCCTATATTACCAGAAAAGGTTAATAAAATTGCTTTTATTGGTGACACGGGTTGTAGAATAAATATGTTATTTCAGCAGGAATGTAATTCGGTAGATAGCTGGCCTTTAAAAAAAAATTTAGATTCAATCGCCCTTCATAAACCAGATTTAATTATCCATGTTGGTGATTATCATTATAGACAAACAAAATGTAGAAATACAAAAAAGTGTGGCGATATTTATGGATATAATAAAAAAGCTTGGTACGCTGATTGGTTTGAGCCTGCAAAGGATATTTCATTACAATTCCCTTTCCTTTTTGTTCGTGGAAACCATGAGAGTTGTGATAGAGCTTATGAAGGATGGCTCAGATATCTAGATTCATACCCTTTTTCGCCTGAAAAATGTGAAAATCTTGTTTCTAGTTGGTCCTTAGATGCTGGATCGATGAAATTTTTTATCTTCGACTCTTCATCCGGTGAGGATATTTTTACAACCCAAAGCACAATTGATGCTTTTGAAAGGCAATTTGATAAATTGATACAAGATAAGCCCACGTGGTTTTTAACTCATAAACCGCTTTGGAGATCTCCAAAAAAAGAATTTTTGACATTAAAAAGCCATGGTAATCTTACACAAATTGAAGCTTTTGGAGATAAATTTCCAAGCAATGTCACTACCATAGTTTCTGGCCACATTCATATAGCCCAGATTTTATTAATGGATAATGTTCCAGACCAGATTATAGTTGGAAACGGTGGTGCATTATTACACGCTCAAGATCAAGAGCCTGTTTATCAAAATGTAGAATTTGACTATTCAAATGGTAGAAACTACTTAGCACACGAGGTTAGAAACTTTTTCGGTTTTGGCTTTGCAATACTAAACTTAGATGATCACAAATTTACCTTCTATAATCAACACAATAAGGAAATGTATTCTGCGAAGCTAACAGAAGATTTTAAACTTAAACGGATTAAAACTATAGTCGATTCATTTTAG
- a CDS encoding GTP cyclohydrolase II, producing the protein MFIGNQSSNKVERAISEIRRGRPIVIYDKSNYLLFAAAEALERDLFNQYKLISSNVYVTLTSSKVKYISQNKEHNSKRLLVNNFDELLHLINCSKEDCIRELQCSKTIDECAIALLKFSELLPYALVADMTFENNHEMRNWCEKNDVIALDTSFINNFQENQDVYEVCKTSLFLKQTQEVNIISYRTESGGREHHAIIIGNPDKDGEPLVRIHSSCYTGDLLDSLSCDCRSQLHQAIQMIADSGSGIILYLMQDGRGIGLTNKLRAYSVQRGHNLDTVDANRILGFEDDERSFAVAAKMLNKLNINKIQLLTNNDRKLSELESSGIGVTKCLPLIVERNKYNDSYMETKFGKLGHRLRVF; encoded by the coding sequence ATGTTTATAGGAAATCAGAGTAGCAATAAGGTAGAAAGAGCTATCAGCGAAATCAGGCGCGGCCGGCCAATTGTAATATATGATAAAAGTAATTACCTATTGTTCGCTGCTGCTGAGGCTTTAGAAAGAGATTTATTTAATCAATACAAGCTTATATCAAGTAATGTATATGTTACTTTAACTTCAAGTAAGGTAAAATACATATCTCAGAATAAAGAACATAACAGCAAACGTCTGTTGGTGAATAATTTTGATGAACTGCTCCATTTAATAAACTGTTCAAAGGAAGATTGCATAAGAGAGTTGCAATGCTCAAAGACAATAGATGAATGTGCTATTGCCTTGCTTAAGTTCTCAGAATTATTGCCATACGCGTTAGTGGCTGATATGACTTTTGAGAATAACCATGAAATGCGAAATTGGTGCGAGAAAAATGACGTTATTGCACTGGACACGTCATTCATAAATAATTTTCAAGAAAATCAGGATGTATATGAAGTGTGCAAAACATCATTATTTTTAAAACAGACTCAAGAAGTAAATATCATATCTTATAGAACAGAAAGTGGTGGAAGAGAACATCATGCAATTATCATTGGCAATCCAGATAAAGATGGCGAACCATTAGTAAGAATTCATTCTTCGTGCTATACGGGTGACTTGTTAGATAGCTTATCATGCGATTGCAGAAGTCAGTTACATCAAGCAATTCAAATGATAGCTGACTCTGGAAGTGGTATTATATTGTATTTGATGCAAGATGGAAGAGGCATTGGTTTAACTAATAAGTTAAGAGCGTACAGTGTGCAAAGAGGACATAATCTTGATACTGTTGATGCAAACAGAATATTAGGTTTTGAAGATGATGAAAGGAGTTTTGCTGTTGCAGCTAAAATGCTTAATAAATTGAACATTAACAAAATCCAATTACTTACAAACAATGATAGGAAATTGTCAGAATTGGAAAGTAGTGGTATAGGAGTTACAAAGTGTCTGCCACTTATTGTGGAACGTAATAAATATAACGATTCATATATGGAGACAAAGTTTGGTAAGCTAGGCCATAGATTAAGAGTTTTTTAG
- a CDS encoding virB8 family protein has translation MLRFFKREKNTESLDKDIDWNSNRYSTVIAQRNILLLFALILLATISISILVIFKISTSSTIEPFVIEIDKKSGIVQLVDPVTVKQYSANEALNDYFISEYIKAREVFDPYHYNYNYYTKVRLFSSPNVYNEFRNYVGSQNMDDLFNLYSDTKSEFKIRSIQKLGNDALQVRFFVEFIRKDGSSTRKNKIVIMSYRYASLEMDDQQRYINPLGFQVISYRVDDEYV, from the coding sequence ATGCTAAGATTTTTTAAGCGAGAAAAAAATACTGAATCCTTAGATAAGGATATAGATTGGAATTCAAACCGCTACAGCACAGTTATTGCTCAAAGGAATATTCTACTTTTATTTGCATTAATATTATTAGCAACGATCTCTATCAGCATATTAGTCATATTTAAAATTAGCACAAGTAGCACTATTGAGCCATTTGTTATAGAAATTGACAAGAAATCAGGAATAGTGCAATTGGTTGATCCTGTCACAGTAAAACAATATTCTGCAAATGAAGCGCTAAACGATTATTTTATTTCAGAGTATATAAAAGCAAGGGAGGTTTTTGATCCATATCATTATAACTATAACTATTATACAAAGGTGAGGTTGTTTTCCTCACCTAATGTGTATAATGAATTTAGAAATTATGTAGGATCACAGAATATGGATGATCTTTTTAATTTGTACTCAGATACCAAAAGTGAATTTAAAATTCGCTCAATTCAAAAATTGGGTAACGATGCTCTTCAGGTGAGGTTTTTTGTGGAATTTATACGGAAAGATGGAAGTTCCACAAGAAAAAATAAGATAGTTATTATGTCATATAGATATGCATCGCTTGAAATGGATGATCAGCAAAGATATATTAACCCATTAGGATTTCAAGTTATTTCATATAGAGTAGATGATGAATATGTATAG
- the virB9 gene encoding P-type conjugative transfer protein VirB9 yields MNMYRILLVLALLVSGNLNASINYNEPISVDSRIKTFVYSPNEVFTVVFSQGYYSYIEFAEGEKVKNIAVGDASSWKINPYDNKLLIMPFEVSSRTNMIITTTKKRNYIFDLISRPNYDKYPDTDAKKVGHDYSAEKDISYVVRFYYPQEEGEFDVDLDEVSLPTQMQYTTDKPEKIIQENDTKYNYTYIDEGGNADIVPIELFDDGYLTYLKFRNNNKIPQIFVEEEDKPCKRLLFDDYVIIKGVHKKLFMRYEDGEVEIINRSL; encoded by the coding sequence ATGAATATGTATAGGATATTATTAGTTTTAGCTTTACTTGTAAGTGGCAATTTAAACGCATCCATTAATTATAATGAGCCTATTTCTGTAGATAGTAGAATAAAGACTTTTGTGTATAGCCCTAATGAAGTATTTACGGTGGTTTTTAGTCAGGGTTACTATTCTTATATTGAATTTGCGGAAGGAGAAAAAGTTAAAAATATCGCTGTTGGTGATGCATCAAGTTGGAAAATTAATCCTTATGACAATAAATTGCTTATCATGCCATTTGAAGTTAGTAGTCGCACTAACATGATTATTACAACAACTAAAAAAAGAAATTACATTTTTGATTTAATCTCAAGGCCAAACTACGATAAATACCCAGATACTGATGCTAAGAAAGTGGGTCACGATTATTCTGCTGAAAAGGATATATCTTACGTAGTACGTTTTTATTATCCTCAAGAAGAAGGTGAATTTGATGTTGATTTAGATGAGGTTTCTTTACCTACTCAAATGCAATATACTACAGACAAGCCAGAAAAAATAATACAAGAAAATGATACGAAGTACAATTATACATATATTGATGAAGGTGGTAATGCGGATATAGTTCCGATTGAGCTATTTGATGATGGTTATTTAACCTATTTAAAATTTAGAAATAATAATAAAATACCTCAGATTTTTGTAGAAGAGGAGGATAAACCTTGTAAAAGGCTGTTATTTGATGATTATGTTATAATAAAAGGAGTACATAAAAAGCTATTTATGCGTTATGAAGATGGTGAAGTTGAAATTATAAATAGGTCACTTTAG